The nucleotide sequence TTTTCGAAGTCCGCGATGGCAGTGGCGATGACCTTTTGCTGAGGTTCGCCGTCCTTCCACATCGACCAATAGTTGATGGTCTGGCCGGAAATGGACCCGGAAATATCCACGGCTTCGGCCGCCGGGGAGGCATCGGTGGCTCCGCCGCAGGCAGTGGTGGACAAGGCAAGCGCTGCACCCAACAGGGCGGCCAGCGGGCGAAGATGACGGGCTGTTTTGCCCATGGGAATCACCTTTCGAGTGAGGGGGAACCAGCCGGATGCGGTTCAGTGAGACGACTCTCACAGCCTCCGAAAGCAGGATTCAATGAGTATTTTGGAAAGTTTCTCCACCTGCCTGGCAGCCCGTGGGCGGTGGGACCCAATTAGGCATTTATTCCTCTTTTCCGGCTGCCCAACAATCGAGGAGACCTGCGCGGCGTTCCGATCGAACGAGCCCGCGCTCCGGCTCCGAGCTAAAGAGGGAAATTGATACGACTTGGAATCATTGGCGCGGGCGCCGTGGCACACTTCCATGCAGCATCCGCGGCGCGGATCAGCAACGTGGAGTTGGCCGCCGTCTGCGACCTGCGGCCTGAAGCCGCAGAGAGGGTCGCATCGCCATGGGGGGCTTCCGTCTTTGGGGACTACCTGGCCATGTACCGCGAGGCCGGCTTGAACGCCGTCATCATCAATACCCCGCACGCCCTGCACCTGGAGATGGTGCTGGCCGCAGCCGACCACGGATTGCACGTGCTGGTCGAAAAGCCCATGGCCACCACCGTGGCCGACTGCGATCGCATGATTCAAGCCTGCCGGAAGGCCGGGGTGTCCTTGGTGATCGGGCAGATCCAGCATTTCCTTCCGGAGAAACTGGCCGCCGAGGACGTACTGGCAAGCGGCGAACTCGGACGGGTCCTGATGGTCCGCGACTACCGGACCACCGATTACCGTCCGGGAACGCGGCCGGATTGGTTCTTCAGCGAGGCCATGGCAGGCGGGGGTGCACTGATGAACATCGGCGGCCATTGCCTTGACCGCTCCATCTGGTTCGGTGGCGCACCCGTTGAGTCCGTGAGCGCCTCTACCCTCAAACGCTTCGGCGTTCCCGTGGAAACCGACGGTGCCATTGCGTTGACCCTCAGGAACGGGGTGCATGTCAGCATCTCCGTGGTGTCCGACGCCGTGCAGCGCTTGGACGAGGTCCTGATCGTGTGTGAGTACGGCACCCTGTCCTGCAGCCCCCACCATGGAACCTTGATCCGGCGCGACGGCGTGACACGCACGGTATGGGAACCGCGGCCCGAGGACATCCAGGAGGGCTTCTTCCTGCAGCTGCAGGATTTCATCACAGTGCTCGACGGCGGTGTCCCCAAAGTCAGTGTTGAGCACGCCCGCCACATCGTGGAGGTAGTCCTGGCGTCCTACGAGGCTGCCGGTAGCGGCCAGGCCGTGGTTCTCCTGGACAGTACCCAGGAGCTCAGTGCCCAGGAACTCAGTGCCGGACTCGCCCTCACGGACGCCGGTTAGGACGACCCTCCGGCTGCGTCCGTGCCATCCCAGTTGGGTGGGGTGAAAGCCCCCAGGGGATCATCCAGCACGGACGCAGTCTGGCCTGCCCCCGCCACGGGAAGCCAACTCCCGTCGAGGCCAGGGACGGCGTGCAACTGGAACCATTCCTGAAGCCGGGAACGCATGGCGGACACCCGTGCAGCGTGCGCCGGCTCGTTCACAAGGTTGACTCGCTCGTCCGGGTCGGCCAGGAGATCGTAGAGTTCATGCGGACCGTGCGGATACCTGTGCACGTACTTCCAGTCGGTGCTGCGGATCATCCGGACGGGACCGTATTCGTCAAAGACCACGACGGCGCGATCCCCGGCCGCCGGTGGCAGCCCGCCTAAAAGCTCCGCGAAAGACTGTCCCGGCCCGTCTTCGAAGGGGCAGTGGTTTACCCCCGCCAGCTCCAGGATGGTGGCCGCCACGTCGTAGGCGGACAACAGTTCCGTCACTACCGCGCCATGCCGGATCCTGCCCGGGAGCGCGAAGATCGCCGGCACTTTGACGGAGGAATCGTAGACGTTCTGCGGAAACGTCCCGTTGCCCTTCCCCCAAATGCCGTGGTGGCCGCAATTGAAACCGTTGTCGCTGCTGAAGACCACCAAGGTGTTGTCTTGGATACCGAGTTCCTCCAACCGGCTGAGGACCGTCCCGATCCCGGCGTCCATGGCACTGACGGCGGCAAAGTACCCCACAAGGGCTGCACGGGTGTCTGCTTCGCCGCCGATCGGCACCCCGTTCACGGTGGGAGTCCATGGGTGCATGGCTTCCTGCGGGCAGCTGGAAAATCCGCAGTCGCTGTAGAGATCCTCAAATTCCGGCGGATGTTGCCCCTTCCAGGGCTTGTGGGGAGCTGTGTAGTTGAGGGCCAGGAAGAAGGGTTCGGGCTCTTGCGAGGCACCGTTGATGAAGTCCAGGGCATCCCCGGTGATCGCGTCCGTCAAGTACTCGGTGACCGTTTCCCGGTGGCTGGTGCCGCCGTCGAACCTGTACATGACCGAGCGGTCATACGGGCTGCCGCCGCCTTCCAGGGCGAACCAGTGGCTGAAGCCCTTCCGTGGAGCATCGTTGGCGCCAAGGTGCCATTTGCCGGACAGGCCCAGGCGGTAGCCGGCATCGGCGAGGTCATCCGTGAACAACCGCTGCCCCTGCAGGTAGTCGATGGCCTGGGGTCCGGTTTCGACGCCCGCCAGGTAATCGTGGACGCCGTGGCGCGACGGGATGTTCCCGGTCATCAGGCTGGCGCGCGCCGGGGAGCAGACCGGTGAGGCGCAGAAGAAGTTCTCCAACCGCGTGCCGCGGGCGGCGAGGTCATCCAGCGTGGGCGTGTGGATTTCGGGGTTTCCGGCGCAACCCAGCGCCCAGGCGCCTTGGTCGTCGCTGAGGATGAAAAGGATGTTTGGCTTCTTGCTGGACACCCTCCCATTGCTACTGAGCCTCTAGGCAAGGAATCAATGAGCATTCCCGGTTGGCGTGAAAATACTCCCGGGATCTGACAATTACTCCTCAAATACTCTCTAAATTGTGGTGCATGATGAGAGAAATCGTCTGTCCACAGCTGGAGATGGATCATGCCAAAGAGGAAACAGGAACCGGACTCCGGTGGCGCACCCCTTCGCGACACTGCAAAGGCCAACTTGAAGTTCCAGGACTTGAGCGACGACCTCCGCAGGGACATCCTCGCCGGGACGTGGGCCGTGGGGACCAAGCTCCCCACCGAGCAGCAACTCGCGGCAGAGACCGGCCTTTCCCTGACCACGGTGCGGAGGGCCTTCGAGGACCTTGTAGGCAAAGGGCTGGTGGTCAGGCGGCAGGGCGCCGGCAGCTTCGTCGCTGCACCCCAGCGCACGCAGAAACGCTCGAGGTTCGTCATCGGCGTCCTGCTCCCGGACACGCAGCTGTACTACCCGCGCGTCCTCCAGGGGATCGAGGAACACCTCTCGGCCCGGGGCGCGAGCCTGCAACTGTCCACGTACCACTACGACT is from Paenarthrobacter nicotinovorans and encodes:
- a CDS encoding Gfo/Idh/MocA family protein, producing MIRLGIIGAGAVAHFHAASAARISNVELAAVCDLRPEAAERVASPWGASVFGDYLAMYREAGLNAVIINTPHALHLEMVLAAADHGLHVLVEKPMATTVADCDRMIQACRKAGVSLVIGQIQHFLPEKLAAEDVLASGELGRVLMVRDYRTTDYRPGTRPDWFFSEAMAGGGALMNIGGHCLDRSIWFGGAPVESVSASTLKRFGVPVETDGAIALTLRNGVHVSISVVSDAVQRLDEVLIVCEYGTLSCSPHHGTLIRRDGVTRTVWEPRPEDIQEGFFLQLQDFITVLDGGVPKVSVEHARHIVEVVLASYEAAGSGQAVVLLDSTQELSAQELSAGLALTDAG
- a CDS encoding sulfatase-like hydrolase/transferase: MSSKKPNILFILSDDQGAWALGCAGNPEIHTPTLDDLAARGTRLENFFCASPVCSPARASLMTGNIPSRHGVHDYLAGVETGPQAIDYLQGQRLFTDDLADAGYRLGLSGKWHLGANDAPRKGFSHWFALEGGGSPYDRSVMYRFDGGTSHRETVTEYLTDAITGDALDFINGASQEPEPFFLALNYTAPHKPWKGQHPPEFEDLYSDCGFSSCPQEAMHPWTPTVNGVPIGGEADTRAALVGYFAAVSAMDAGIGTVLSRLEELGIQDNTLVVFSSDNGFNCGHHGIWGKGNGTFPQNVYDSSVKVPAIFALPGRIRHGAVVTELLSAYDVAATILELAGVNHCPFEDGPGQSFAELLGGLPPAAGDRAVVVFDEYGPVRMIRSTDWKYVHRYPHGPHELYDLLADPDERVNLVNEPAHAARVSAMRSRLQEWFQLHAVPGLDGSWLPVAGAGQTASVLDDPLGAFTPPNWDGTDAAGGSS